A genomic region of Oncorhynchus mykiss isolate Arlee chromosome 16, USDA_OmykA_1.1, whole genome shotgun sequence contains the following coding sequences:
- the LOC110491330 gene encoding pepsin A — MKWAIVLCAVVALSECIIQVPLIKGKSARESLEEQGLWNEYRGKFPFNPTRFDDQSLYVSSEQMTNDADLAYFGVISIGTPPQSFTVIFDTGSSNLWIPSVYCSSAACANHNRFNPGLSSTFKNAGKSLSIQYGTGSMTGFEGFDTVVVGGIPVKNQIFGLSQSEAPFMAHMKADGILGLAYPRLAASQATPVFDNMMTQHLVNQDMFSVYLTRNSAVGSMVTFGGVDTNHYYGQIAWIPLSSEMYWQITVDSVTVNGQIVACNGGCQAIVDTGTSNIVGPQADISSMARAVGAYSANGDNVVNCNNINNMPSMVFHIHGQAFTLPASTYVRQSTYYGCRTGLSSSSSDLWILGDIFIRQYYSIFSRAQNMVGLALAR; from the exons ATGAAGTGGGCTATCGTTCTGTGTGCCGTGGTGGCACTCTCCGAATGCATCATCCA GGTGCCGCTGATCAAGGGGAAGAGTGCCAGGGAGAGCCTGGAGGAGCAGGGTCTGTGGAATGAGTACAGAGGGAAGTTCCCTTTCAACCCCACCAGGTTTGACGACCAGAGCCTATATGTCTCCAGCGAGCAGATGACCAACGACGCTGAT TTGGCATACTTTGGAGTGATCTCCATTGGAACTCCACCTCAGTCCTTCACTGTCATCTTTGACACTGGATCATCCAACCTGTGGATTCCCTCCGTCTACTGCAGCAGCGCAGCTTGCG CCAACCACAACAGGTTCAACCCCGGTTTGTCCTCTACCTTCAAGAATGCTGGGAAGAGCCTGTCCATCCAATACGGTACTGGCAGTATGACTGGCTTCGAGGGCTTCGACACCGTTGTG GTGGGTGGGATCCCTGTGAAGAACCAGATCTTTGGGCTGAGTCAATCGGAGGCTCCCTTCATGGCTCATATGAAGGCTGATGGTATCCTGGGTCTGGCTTACCCCCGCCTGGCTGCCTCTCAGGCCACACCAGTCTTTGACAACATGATGACCCAGCATCTCGTCAACCAGGACATGTTCTCTGTCTACCTGACTCG TAACTCTGCGGTAGGTAGCATGGTGACCTTCGGAGGCGTTGACACCAACCACTACTACGGCCAGATCGCATGGATCCCCCTGTCCTCTgagatgtactggcagatcacaGTCGACAG TGTGACTGTGAACGGCCAGATTGTGGCCTGTAACGGCGGCTGCCAGGCTATTGTGGACACCGGCACCTCTAATATTGTGGGACCTCAGGCCGACATCTCCAGCATGGCCCGTGCTGTGGGAGCCTACTCCGCCAACGGTGAC aaTGTGGTGAACtgtaacaacatcaacaacatgccaTCGATGGTCTTCCACATCCACGGACAGGCCTTCACTCTCCCAGCCTCCACCTACGTccgccag TCCACCTACTATGGCTGCCGTACCGGTCTCTCGTCTAGTAGCTCCGACCTGTGGATTCTGGGTGACATCTTCATCCGACAGTACTATTCCATCTTCAGCAGAGCCCAGAACATGGTGGGTCTGGCCCTGGCTAGATAA